The Chitinophaga pinensis DSM 2588 region GCGTGTAATGGTCAATACTGGCTTCCAGGAGCCGGTTCAGCAGCTGGGTACTGCGGTTAGCCTTTCTGAAGAGATCTATGGCCAGATTGTCTGCTATTTTGAATAAATAGGACCTGAATGAGCGATTGGGGTCAATAACGGTATGTTTCTGCCATACGACAATGAACACCTCCTGGAGCAGTTCAGTAGCGAGGTCTTCAGAATGTAATAACTTCAGCAGCTTACCATAAATACGGGGTGCATAATGATAATAGATCGCCTGAAAGGCATCTCTGTCACCTGCCGCCATCTTTTCCAGTAAAGCTGTTTCGTTATCTAACATTCCTGACATGCTACTTTCATTCTCCACTGATTTGGTAGAATAGGGCGCTAAAGTAAGTAAAAAGCAGTGTTTTTTACAATGAGGAATCAGGAATTACCAATCAGAAAGACGACAAATTGCCTCTTTTACCGCTATGGAATGGTTTTATAACGATTGGCGGCAAATATTAATACATATGCATAAATATTATGGGTTGCTCATGTAATGAGCAACCCATAAAGATATTCTCCAATACGATAATTAGTTCTTTTCTGCCAATTCTTTGACTTTCTCCAATGCCTTCGGCCAGGTATTTACAAAATACTCCTTATGGCTTTCTGCAATGTCCATATCAACCACAAGTTCGGTGTGACCATCTACATTCTTTAATGTATAGTTTTCATGCGCACCGGCCCATTGTTTTACCTCCGGACTGTCAAAATCCTCTTTCCCTTCCTTGACATAACCCAGGTGTTCTATGGACATATACTTGTTAGGAATGTTTTCTGCAATGGAGGATACCATACCACAATTTTCAGCATCCAGGAACAGTACCTTACTGCCTTTTTTCCAGTCAGTTTTAGCCCATGATCCTGGCGCAAATACGGATGTCCATTCCCTGTAAGAAGCGTCATCCCACAATATCTGCCACACCTTTTCGCGTGGACCATTAATCATGATCCTGAATTCCTGTTTTTCCATAATAAGTGTTTTTATGTGTTTCTAAATGGATGAATAATGGAAACTTTGTTCGCTGTAACAAAGATGGAATTCTTTTAGGTTCGGGAGGCGGTGCGCTTACGACATTCTTGCGGGGCAGAACAGTCAAAAAAAATTAAGAATTAACAATTAAGAATTAACAATTCGAATGCAGCGGAGATTGTTTGAAAACCACTACTACATTATAAACTAGTACCAGTATCCAAATAATAAGAGGCTGCACCAAAGTTTGATGCAGCCTCTTCCAGTTAAATTCTTAATTCTTAACTATTAATTCTTAATTTCTTATTTCGTTTGTACTACTTTCTGGATGGTGCCATCAGTGTTATAAAACAGTTTGTCCACGCAAATAGACCTTAACCAGTCATGATGTGACAATGCACTATTATGATAGAAAGAATACCACTGTCCTTTGTATTCTACAATAGAACCGTGATTGGTATAACTGTCTGTCGGATCCATATAGATGCCACGGTAAGTCCATGGTCCCAGCGGACTGTCACTGGTCGCATAACGCATCTGGTTGTGCTTACCGTCTTTGTCGTTATTATCAGCATAAGACAGGTAATACACGCCATCGCGTTTGTGTACCCAGGTAGCTTCATGAAAATCTACCAGCCCTTCCATTGGTTGCATAGTGCCGTCTATTTCCAGCATATTATCCATCAGTTTACCACCTTTACAGACACCGCCACCGCCATAATAGAAATAGGCCAGACCGTCGTCATCGATGAATACACATGGATCGATCATGGGTTCCAGATCAGGCAGGAAACCCTGTACCTTAAATCCTTCAGCAGGACTGTTGCTCGTCGCCACGCCTATCTTCCAGGTCTTATTCCATTCATCGCCGCTTGGATGCGGGAAATAGAAATAATAGGTACCTTTTCTGAATACACAATCAGGCGCCCACATAAAACCACCATCCTTTCTTCCCCAGGGAACCTGGCTGGCACGCAGGATCTCTCCATGATCTTTCCAGTTTACCATATCATCTGTAGAGAAAACATGATACTGGTCCATCAGATCGCATCCACGGGGCGGTGCTATATCATGAGAAGCGTATACGTATAATCTGCCATCTGACCATACATGCGCCGAAGGATCTGCAGTGTATATATCTGTAATAAACGGGTTCTTTTGTGCACTGGATGAAAGCGCCGACAATGCCATACATGCGATGGAGAACGAACGCATGATCATTCCCTTCATCTGACTGATCTTCAATTGCTGCATACCTGTTACTTTTGATTTACTGTTATGGAACTTTAATTACTATGATTTGTGAATAATTAAATTGTTTGTAACTATCATCTACACGTGCACCCAGTCTGGCATAAAATGTTCTGCCGGATTTCAGGTTCGGCACCTTTATTTCGTACGTCTTTGCTGCAATCTCGTCTGACCAGCTGGCATTAATATCCACTTTATTCGGATCTGTATACTGGCTGATCGTAGCGCCGCTACCTACATAATCGCTGATGTTTACAAATGGTTTGATATCGAGTAAACGGGGCAATCCCGCTTCTTTCGGCGCTGACAATTTACAACGCATGATTAACGTGGTACCCTGCAGTTCGTGTTCAAACTGTGTGATACGAAGATACGGCGTCAGTGTAAAATCCTGCGTGGTCGTGCCGTTAATATCGATCTCTATTCCTTCTACCGGCCAGAAAGCGCCATTTGCGGGCGTTACCCTATAGTGACCACTGAACAGTTTTGTATCTTCAAATGTACCGTCACTTTTTGACGGGATGTATTGTGGTGTTGGTGTTGCACTCCAGCTCAGCTCTTCCAGCTTCACCTGTACACCACCGGTTTCTGTCATAAAATTCTCCTTGGAATCGTTGTCCAGCAGCCGGCCTTTAAATGCGGCATCCGGTCCCTCATAATTGTCCTCCTTGGAGCAGGAAGACACGAACGTGGCGGACAGTAAGATAAATAATCCTGTTATAATCTTGCGCATGGTACTCAGTTTTTAATTAATGGTTAGGATTGTTGGGGAACAGATTGGGGTTCTTACCCAGTTCTCCGCCAGGGATCGGCTCGTAATAGAACTTTTTCTCAAAGTTGTAAGAACGCTGGAAGGGCTCCATTTCACGCAGGAAGATGTACTTCTTTTCATCTGCCACATAATAAGGCATCAATGCGTGGTATTTGGTATTATCCAGCATTCTGTCCGCAATACGCCATCTTCTCAGGTCCCACCAGTATTGTTTTTCAAAAGCCAGTTCTTTACAGCGCTCATTCCTGACAGTATCTATGTCAGGATCTGCCGTCAACTGCGGAGCGCCCGCCCTGTCTCTCAGGTCATTCACCACCGTTCTTGCATCAGAGAGGTTATTCAATTCTACTGCCGCCTCTGCCCTGTTCAGCAGTACTTCCGCGTAGCGCATATCGATCCAGCTTTGTGTACTCATGTACAATCCGCAGGCAGATTGTGCACGGTTATAGTCGATATATTTCCTTACATAAAAACCGGTACGGGTCAGGTTATCATCATCCGTACTGATACCGGTAAAACCAATAATGCGCATACCATCGTAGAGGGTTTCCGTTTTACCTGCCAGGTGTCTGTATTGGCGGTTCGGCGGGTTCTGTCCTGCTTCATCCTGGGCAGTACCCTGGAAATGCTCATAGATACCCCGCTGCATATCAAATTGTTTTCCTCTCAGCGAAGCACCGGGGAAATAAACGGTTGCCAGTAACCTTGGTTCTACGCCCTGCATCAGCTGAGCCGTATTATCAAAACGACGGGGTGTACCATCTGCATTTACGACCGGTAATTGTCCGTTAAAACGCTCGATCAGTTCCAGTGTTGGATAAGCACGGGACAAACCATCAGCGGTCATAAAGCGGCAGGTCATTGTAGCGTCCCAGCTATGTGCGGTGTTGCTGGTGAGGGAATAGTCGCGTACGAGTATATTTTCTGTGCTTTCCTTATCCAGGAAAAGATCTACGTAGTTTTGTTCTTTATCTGACTTTTTACGATACAGGCTATAGTGTCCTTCCAACAGCTTCGCAGCATCCCATGCACGCTGAAAGAAACCCTGTGCCGCAGACGCCGGAATACCTACATAACCCAGTGTTCTGGCTTCTCCCTCAACAAAGTTCGCCGAACCATATTTCGCAATTGTACCAGCATATAACATGGCTCTTGATTTCAATGCCGCTGCTACATAACGGTTGGCCCGTCCTCTGGGACTGGTCTCCGGCATCTTCTTATAAGCGCTGTCCAGATCAGCTGCCACAAAATTCCAGACGTCTACTTCCTTATCGCGGTGTACCTGCAATTCTTCCAGACTTTGCTCCGGATAATGCTGTACCTGTTTAATGATAGGAATACCCCCGTAGCGTTTCACCAGTGCGAAGTAGAAATAAGCACGGCAGAAATAGGCTTCCCCCATCCAGGCGTCTATCTGTTCTTTGGAAAATCCCGCACCAAATACCGGCAGGTTTTCCAGGAAATAATTCACCGTGCGGATATCTCCGTAGGGCCAGTAACCAAATCCTCCGGCGCCATCATATGTACTACCATATGGACCTACCATTTCGCCACAGAGTGCACCAGGATGATAGAATTGTTCCCATCCACGGTTAAATCCGGAATTTGCCTGCTGATAAAAGAAGTCTTCAATCGGCAATGCTTTATAGATCGTTGCCATGTAACCTGCCACACCAGCCTCTGTGCCAAAAACGTCCTTATCCTGGATCACATTCAGGGGTTCTACATTCAGGTCATGACAGGCGGGTTGTATCAGCAGGGTGAATATTATGATGATGCTTAAATATATCTTACTCTTCATGTGGTTTCAGTTTAGAAAGTAATGCCGGCTCCTACGCTGAACGTTCTGTTCATAGGATATTTGTAACCGCCCTGGGAATAGTTCCAGTCTGCCCCGGTGGCAACAGTACCCGGGTGTTCAGGATCGCTGTTTTTCAATCCGGTGATAGTGGCCAGATTATAACTGTTAATAAAGGCGCGCAGATTCGTTATACCGACACGGCTCAGCAGTTTTTTCGGAATCGTATAGCCGAACTCCAGACTTTTAATCCTCATATAGCTGGCATCCTGTACTGCTTTTGTGCCTTCTGCGGATGCTGATCCCATAGCTGGATATCTACCCGGCACCCATACGGTGTTAGGATCAAAAACATCTGCTCCCGGATCGGCTGTATGCCATCTGTCCAGGAATGGTGTAAGTGCACTACGGCCATACATCAGCGGCTCTGCCATCTGTTCTGCATACTGTACATAGAAATCAGTCGCGCCTTGCAGGAGCATATTGAAGTCAAATCCTTTCCAGGCAGCGCCTATGGTCATACCGAAGTTCACCAGAGGAATATCTCTTGTAGCAATAGGCGATTCGTCTTTTCCATCAATCACACCATCATTGTTCCAGTCGATGTAGTAATAGTCGCCCGGTACAATTCCCTGGTTCCCACCACCTGCATTGACAGTATGATTATAGATCTGATCGTAGGATGTAAATTGCCCGCCGTACTGCTTTCCCCACCAGATATTCGTATAACGATCCGCCTGTGAGTTTTTCCAGTTCTCATAGGAGTTACCGGCTTTCGTCTGCTGCACCGTACGCATCATTCTACGCGTAGATGCCACATTCGCAGTAATGTTATAACTGAAATCACCCAGAGTATTCCGATGTGTCAGCACGATCTCATACCCCCTTGTTCTGTCGCTGTTCAGGTTTTCCTGCGGCAGGTTAGTTCCTACGGTACCAGGTAGTGTAGTCGTCCTGGTAGCCAATAAACCAGATCTGTTACGGATGAAGTAATCTACCGAACCACCCAGTAATCCTTTCAGCAGATCAAAGTCCACACCCAGATTCAGCGTTTTCGCTGTATACCAGGTCAGATCAGGATTCACAACACCTCTGGAGGCCATTCCGTTTACATAATTACCGCCGAAGAAGTATCCTGGTGATGGATAATTATAACCTGAAATGTACTGGAAGCCTGTAGCGCTATCATCCCCTGTTTTACCATAGGAAGCGCGGACTTTCAGGTTATTCAGCAAGGTCGGAGAAAGGATGGACTGTATGAATCGCTCTTCACTCAGTCTCCAACCCACAGATACGGCCGGGAAGAAACCCCATTGTGCGCCCGGTTTAAACTTGCTGGAACCGCCATATCGGAAACTGAAGTCAAACAGGTATTTGCTTTTGAAATCGTAGTTCATTTTACCGACAAGCCCCTTAT contains the following coding sequences:
- a CDS encoding RagB/SusD family nutrient uptake outer membrane protein, giving the protein MKSKIYLSIIIIFTLLIQPACHDLNVEPLNVIQDKDVFGTEAGVAGYMATIYKALPIEDFFYQQANSGFNRGWEQFYHPGALCGEMVGPYGSTYDGAGGFGYWPYGDIRTVNYFLENLPVFGAGFSKEQIDAWMGEAYFCRAYFYFALVKRYGGIPIIKQVQHYPEQSLEELQVHRDKEVDVWNFVAADLDSAYKKMPETSPRGRANRYVAAALKSRAMLYAGTIAKYGSANFVEGEARTLGYVGIPASAAQGFFQRAWDAAKLLEGHYSLYRKKSDKEQNYVDLFLDKESTENILVRDYSLTSNTAHSWDATMTCRFMTADGLSRAYPTLELIERFNGQLPVVNADGTPRRFDNTAQLMQGVEPRLLATVYFPGASLRGKQFDMQRGIYEHFQGTAQDEAGQNPPNRQYRHLAGKTETLYDGMRIIGFTGISTDDDNLTRTGFYVRKYIDYNRAQSACGLYMSTQSWIDMRYAEVLLNRAEAAVELNNLSDARTVVNDLRDRAGAPQLTADPDIDTVRNERCKELAFEKQYWWDLRRWRIADRMLDNTKYHALMPYYVADEKKYIFLREMEPFQRSYNFEKKFYYEPIPGGELGKNPNLFPNNPNH
- a CDS encoding DUF3823 domain-containing protein; amino-acid sequence: MRKIITGLFILLSATFVSSCSKEDNYEGPDAAFKGRLLDNDSKENFMTETGGVQVKLEELSWSATPTPQYIPSKSDGTFEDTKLFSGHYRVTPANGAFWPVEGIEIDINGTTTQDFTLTPYLRITQFEHELQGTTLIMRCKLSAPKEAGLPRLLDIKPFVNISDYVGSGATISQYTDPNKVDINASWSDEIAAKTYEIKVPNLKSGRTFYARLGARVDDSYKQFNYSQIIVIKVP
- a CDS encoding RNA polymerase sigma factor — its product is MSGMLDNETALLEKMAAGDRDAFQAIYYHYAPRIYGKLLKLLHSEDLATELLQEVFIVVWQKHTVIDPNRSFRSYLFKIADNLAIDLFRKANRSTQLLNRLLEASIDHYTHTEERLEQKENAFLLQQAVDALPPQRKLVFTLCKLEGKSHDEVSLLLGISPSTVNNHIVKATRFLREYLADHPDIAGIILLYFILK
- a CDS encoding SRPBCC domain-containing protein, yielding MEKQEFRIMINGPREKVWQILWDDASYREWTSVFAPGSWAKTDWKKGSKVLFLDAENCGMVSSIAENIPNKYMSIEHLGYVKEGKEDFDSPEVKQWAGAHENYTLKNVDGHTELVVDMDIAESHKEYFVNTWPKALEKVKELAEKN
- a CDS encoding family 43 glycosylhydrolase — encoded protein: MQQLKISQMKGMIMRSFSIACMALSALSSSAQKNPFITDIYTADPSAHVWSDGRLYVYASHDIAPPRGCDLMDQYHVFSTDDMVNWKDHGEILRASQVPWGRKDGGFMWAPDCVFRKGTYYFYFPHPSGDEWNKTWKIGVATSNSPAEGFKVQGFLPDLEPMIDPCVFIDDDGLAYFYYGGGGVCKGGKLMDNMLEIDGTMQPMEGLVDFHEATWVHKRDGVYYLSYADNNDKDGKHNQMRYATSDSPLGPWTYRGIYMDPTDSYTNHGSIVEYKGQWYSFYHNSALSHHDWLRSICVDKLFYNTDGTIQKVVQTK